A single window of Ictalurus punctatus breed USDA103 chromosome 27, Coco_2.0, whole genome shotgun sequence DNA harbors:
- the bdnf gene encoding brain-derived neurotrophic factor isoform X2, protein MTILFLTMVISYFSCMRAAPMREVPGVVGGHRAEGYLGAARGHGTPPSGGALPSLTDTFEQVIEELLEVEGEAAQGQGGGGPGNAATAESKDVDTYASRVMISNQVPLEPPLLFLLEEYKNYLDAANMSMRVRRHSDPARRGELSVCDSISQWVTAVDKKTAIDMSGQTVTVLEKVPVANGQLKQYFYETKCNPLGYTKEGCRGIDKRHYNSQCRTTQSYVRALTMDSKRKIGWRFIRIDTSCVCTLTIKRGR, encoded by the coding sequence ATGACCATCCTGTTCCTTACTATGGTTATTTCATACTTCAGTTGCATGAGAGCTGCGCCCATGAGAGAGGTGCCGGGCGTTGTGGGGGGCCACCGAGCCGAGGGCTACCTGGGGGCCGCCCGGGGCCATGGGACTCCACCGAGCGGGGGAGCTCTGCCCTCGCTCACGGACACGTTCGAGCAGGTGATCGAGGAGCTACTGGAAGTGGAGGGGGAGGCAGCACAGGGCCAGGGAGGGGGGGGCCCCGGCAACGCAgcaacggccgagtcaaaggaCGTCGACACGTATGCATCGCGTGTGATGATCAGCAACCAAGTGCCTTTGGAGCCGCCGCTGCTCTTTCTCTTGGAGGAATACAAAAACTACCTGGATGCCGCCAACATGTCGATGCGGGTGCGGCGCCACTCGGACCCGGCGCGGCGTGGCGAGCTCAGCGTGTGCGACAGTATTAGCCAGTGGGTGACGGCCGTGGACAAAAAGACGGCTATCGACATGTCCGGCCAGACCGTCACCGTGCTGGAGAAGGTCCCGGTGGCCAATGGGCAGCTGAAGCAATACTTTTACGAGACCAAATGCAACCCGCTGGGTTACACGAAGGAGGGCTGCCGAGGAATAGACAAGCGGCACTATAACTCGCAATGCCGGACAACCCAATCGTACGTGCGAGCCCTCACCATGGATAGCAAACGGAAGATCGGCTGGAGGTTTATACGGATAGACACTTCGTGTGTATGCACATTGACCATTAAGAGGGGGAGATAG
- the bdnf gene encoding brain-derived neurotrophic factor isoform X1, with product MGPLVRRPTLRNVKFQQVRRVMTILFLTMVISYFSCMRAAPMREVPGVVGGHRAEGYLGAARGHGTPPSGGALPSLTDTFEQVIEELLEVEGEAAQGQGGGGPGNAATAESKDVDTYASRVMISNQVPLEPPLLFLLEEYKNYLDAANMSMRVRRHSDPARRGELSVCDSISQWVTAVDKKTAIDMSGQTVTVLEKVPVANGQLKQYFYETKCNPLGYTKEGCRGIDKRHYNSQCRTTQSYVRALTMDSKRKIGWRFIRIDTSCVCTLTIKRGR from the coding sequence TTCCAACAGGTCAGAAGAGTGATGACCATCCTGTTCCTTACTATGGTTATTTCATACTTCAGTTGCATGAGAGCTGCGCCCATGAGAGAGGTGCCGGGCGTTGTGGGGGGCCACCGAGCCGAGGGCTACCTGGGGGCCGCCCGGGGCCATGGGACTCCACCGAGCGGGGGAGCTCTGCCCTCGCTCACGGACACGTTCGAGCAGGTGATCGAGGAGCTACTGGAAGTGGAGGGGGAGGCAGCACAGGGCCAGGGAGGGGGGGGCCCCGGCAACGCAgcaacggccgagtcaaaggaCGTCGACACGTATGCATCGCGTGTGATGATCAGCAACCAAGTGCCTTTGGAGCCGCCGCTGCTCTTTCTCTTGGAGGAATACAAAAACTACCTGGATGCCGCCAACATGTCGATGCGGGTGCGGCGCCACTCGGACCCGGCGCGGCGTGGCGAGCTCAGCGTGTGCGACAGTATTAGCCAGTGGGTGACGGCCGTGGACAAAAAGACGGCTATCGACATGTCCGGCCAGACCGTCACCGTGCTGGAGAAGGTCCCGGTGGCCAATGGGCAGCTGAAGCAATACTTTTACGAGACCAAATGCAACCCGCTGGGTTACACGAAGGAGGGCTGCCGAGGAATAGACAAGCGGCACTATAACTCGCAATGCCGGACAACCCAATCGTACGTGCGAGCCCTCACCATGGATAGCAAACGGAAGATCGGCTGGAGGTTTATACGGATAGACACTTCGTGTGTATGCACATTGACCATTAAGAGGGGGAGATAG